A region of Gammaproteobacteria bacterium DNA encodes the following proteins:
- the pgl gene encoding 6-phosphogluconolactonase has protein sequence MTAKAITCVIRLQVGSNTAVAARRAAAIIASAGTAAITERGRFLFALSGGSTPLPMFSALAASSLDWSRVHLFQVDERVSSAGSDARNLTAIETSFRKFEGQLQIHAMPVEDHDLTAAAQRYEDTLRRMAGDPAVLDMIHLGLGDDGHIASLLPGDAAIAINDRDVSIAGPYQGKWRMTMTLPIINRARARLWLVCGKSKAGITGRLLDGDRTIVAGLVNTADSWLITDQRVGHQPIRSET, from the coding sequence ATGACGGCCAAGGCAATAACGTGCGTGATAAGGCTGCAGGTCGGTAGCAATACCGCGGTTGCGGCGCGGCGCGCCGCGGCGATTATTGCGAGTGCGGGGACTGCCGCGATCACCGAGCGGGGCAGATTTTTGTTCGCATTGTCCGGCGGTAGTACGCCGTTGCCGATGTTCAGCGCGCTCGCCGCGAGTTCGCTCGACTGGTCCCGGGTCCATCTGTTTCAGGTGGACGAAAGAGTCTCAAGCGCCGGCAGTGACGCACGCAATCTGACCGCCATCGAGACGTCGTTCCGTAAGTTCGAAGGTCAGTTACAGATACACGCCATGCCAGTCGAAGACCATGATTTGACCGCAGCCGCGCAAAGGTATGAAGACACCTTGCGGCGCATGGCGGGCGACCCTGCGGTGCTGGATATGATCCATCTGGGCCTCGGCGACGATGGCCACATCGCCTCACTGCTGCCAGGTGATGCGGCAATCGCGATCAACGACCGCGATGTCAGCATCGCCGGACCCTACCAGGGGAAATGGCGCATGACGATGACCTTGCCGATCATCAACCGGGCGCGGGCGCGTCTGTGGCTGGTATGCGGGAAAAGCAAAGCGGGGATCACCGGTCGGTTGCTCGATGGCGACCGCACCATCGTTGCCGGTCTCGTCAACACCGCGGACAGCTGGCTCATAACGGATCAACGTGTTGGTCACCAACCGATAAGATCTGAGACATGA
- a CDS encoding ROK family protein, which translates to MKKKTVSDAPRVLVIDVGGTHIKFLATGEAKPREFNSGRKMTADEMTGGVLARTEDWNYDVIAVGFPGPVVRGRPVSDPPNLAKGWVGFDFEAAFERPVKIINDAAMQALGGYEGGRMLFLGLGTGLGSVMIIEGVIEAMELAHLPYKDGKTYEDFLGKRGLEKLGKKRWRHAVREVIGLFEAALRPDYTVLGGGNIHELKELPENVKLGENANAFAGGFRLWHQEAVA; encoded by the coding sequence ATGAAGAAAAAGACGGTCAGCGACGCGCCACGCGTCTTGGTGATTGATGTGGGCGGGACGCATATCAAGTTTCTTGCCACCGGTGAAGCGAAGCCGCGAGAGTTCAATTCCGGCAGAAAAATGACGGCCGACGAGATGACAGGCGGCGTTCTCGCCCGCACGGAAGACTGGAACTACGATGTCATCGCGGTTGGTTTCCCCGGGCCGGTTGTACGCGGTCGTCCCGTTTCCGACCCGCCCAACCTCGCCAAAGGCTGGGTGGGATTCGACTTCGAAGCCGCATTCGAGCGGCCGGTCAAAATTATCAACGACGCGGCAATGCAGGCGCTTGGCGGCTACGAGGGCGGCAGAATGCTGTTTCTGGGACTTGGGACGGGTCTCGGATCGGTGATGATTATCGAGGGTGTCATCGAAGCCATGGAACTGGCCCATCTGCCGTACAAGGACGGCAAAACGTATGAGGATTTTCTTGGTAAAAGAGGGCTAGAAAAGCTCGGCAAGAAAAGGTGGCGTCATGCGGTGCGCGAAGTTATTGGCTTATTTGAAGCGGCCCTGAGACCCGACTATACCGTACTTGGTGGCGGCAACATCCACGAACTCAAGGAGCTGCCGGAAAACGTCAAACTGGGCGAAAACGCGAACGCATTTGCCGGTGGCTTTCGCCTCTGGCATCAGGAAGCTGTCGCGTAG
- a CDS encoding cytochrome-c peroxidase, which produces MIKTSENRRALKNKPKGEFAEPANRQDAATARPDDRLLFLGQAAGVVGRLFSTPGGARLTPTMKDRRSTRRGTLRTSVAVSISLLCGAVAANQGNGPIQLRQFIDQRVDGIEKLMVPARDSDLPQPLLPSGSPDPRFQTTEAKRYLGKLLFHDPVRTARILPEYGGVVSARQTGSCGACHLGEVASRAGTIINLNVGGEGRGFTDASGTFIPRRRIQPGLEDTVPTLTEVCISSASINCAFPSHGLTPATDLDVLTGSGRADAVDSVARNVPSIIGFAFSNRLLLGGLTGDPAPFPIGVNPNNLPAGENLSEATNSVHRMFQAQSAELRRIPAYGKLFRDAFPEEAATASAGGNLRLLINAETIFRAMATFQRTVVTRNTPWDRFLAGDNTALTVAQRRGANLLYACDR; this is translated from the coding sequence ATGATTAAGACCTCTGAAAACAGACGAGCATTGAAGAACAAACCGAAAGGAGAATTTGCCGAGCCCGCGAATCGACAAGACGCTGCGACGGCGAGACCCGACGACCGGCTGCTGTTCCTCGGGCAGGCGGCGGGAGTGGTCGGACGCCTGTTCAGCACGCCAGGTGGCGCGCGGCTCACCCCGACCATGAAGGACCGACGATCTACGCGTCGTGGTACCTTGCGCACGTCCGTGGCCGTTTCCATCAGCCTGTTGTGCGGTGCGGTCGCCGCCAATCAGGGCAACGGGCCGATCCAGTTGCGCCAATTCATCGACCAGCGGGTCGACGGAATCGAGAAATTGATGGTTCCGGCGCGCGATTCGGACCTTCCGCAGCCGCTGCTTCCGAGTGGAAGCCCGGACCCGCGCTTTCAGACCACCGAGGCCAAGCGGTACCTCGGGAAATTGCTCTTTCACGACCCGGTCCGAACGGCCAGAATTCTGCCGGAGTACGGTGGTGTCGTCTCCGCGAGACAGACCGGCTCCTGCGGCGCCTGCCACCTTGGCGAGGTCGCGTCGAGGGCCGGCACGATCATCAACCTCAACGTGGGCGGCGAAGGGCGGGGCTTCACGGACGCCTCTGGAACCTTCATTCCGCGCCGACGGATCCAGCCCGGCCTGGAGGATACAGTTCCCACTCTCACGGAGGTCTGCATCAGCAGCGCAAGCATTAACTGCGCGTTTCCGAGCCACGGCTTGACCCCCGCCACCGACCTCGATGTGCTGACGGGATCCGGCAGGGCTGACGCCGTGGATAGCGTCGCGCGCAATGTGCCAAGCATAATCGGATTCGCCTTCAGCAACCGCCTCTTACTGGGGGGGTTGACAGGTGATCCCGCCCCGTTTCCGATCGGCGTCAACCCGAATAACCTTCCTGCGGGGGAAAACTTATCCGAGGCAACGAACAGCGTGCACCGGATGTTCCAGGCCCAGTCCGCCGAACTGCGGCGGATCCCGGCCTACGGGAAGCTCTTCAGGGACGCGTTCCCCGAGGAGGCCGCCACGGCCAGTGCCGGGGGCAACTTAAGACTCCTCATCAACGCCGAAACCATCTTTCGGGCGATGGCCACCTTCCAACGAACCGTGGTCACACGAAACACGCCCTGGGACCGGTTCCTAGCCGGGGATAACACCGCGCTCACGGTCGCACAGCGGCGGGGAGCCAATCTTCTTTACGCCTGCGACAGGTGA